ATTTCTTTCCTTTACCTTTGTATATTCAGCAAAACATCCTCCAAGTTCTTTATTACCTATTATTGCTACATTATTACATCTTGAATACATACCTTTTTTACATTCATCACATTCAAAACATGGCATAGCTGGACAAACAGCAACTCTATCTCCTATCTTAAAATCTTTTACTTCTGTACCAACTTCTGCTATCTCCCCTGAAAATTCATGACCTAAGATTTCTCCAACCATATGAGGTCCTGTCTTCGAGTACTTCGATATATCAGAACCACATATACCAGCAACTTTTACTTTAACTATTACATCATCTTTTTCTAATATTTTAGGTATGTCTGCATTCTCTACTCTTGTATCTCTTACACCATAGAACTTAACTGACTTCACATTAACCACCTCTATTGTTTATTTTATTTAGATAGTACTAATCTTTTTTATATAAAATATATAAAGCAAATTTTATGCCAATATTTGTAAATATAGTATTCCTGCCATTTATCACTTTATCATTATATGTGTGTCAATGTGTGTCAAAGATTTTTCATACAAAAGCTTATCTGTGTCAATACAAATGACACTTACTTTCTATCTTGAAACTTTTTCAAAATTTTTTATAAAATGTACTTTTTTTATTATTTTTATAAAAATGTTCGGAAAAATTCTCTATTTTTGTGATATAATATTAAATGTAAGGCATCAATATAAATTTTTATACGAATACCAGAACTTTTTTGACACTAATGCCTTATTCAATATAATAATTTAATATTTTGGAGGTTGTTTATGAAAAAAGTGTATCAAGGAAAGACTAAAGATGTTTTTGAATTAGATAATGGAAATTGCTTACTTAAATTTAAGGATGATGTAACTGGCAAAGATGGTGTATTCGATCCAGGTGAAAATACTGTAGGGCTAAGCATAGATGGAATTGGTAAGGCTAATTTAGAGACATCTGTTAAGTTCTTTGAAATTCTAAACAATGCTGGAATTAAAACTCATTATGTAAGTGCTAATTTAGAAGATGCAACTATGGAAGTGTTACCAGCAAAAGTTTTTGGTAATGGATTAGAAGTTATTTGTCGTTATAGAGCTGTTGGTAGTTTCTTACGTCGTTATGGTTCATGTGTTGAAGAAGGAGCTAAGTTAGATTGTTATGTAGAAGCAACTTTAAAAGATGATGACCGTTGTGACCCACTTATAACATCTGAAGGTTTAGAAGCTTTAAATATTATGACTCAAGCTCAATTTGATTCAATGAAGAGTATGACTCAAAAAATTTCTAATATAGTTCGTGACACTATAGCTGAAAAAGGACTTGAACTTTATGATATTAAGTTTGAATTTGGATTCCACAATAACGAAGTAATATTAATAGATGAGATAGCATCTGGAAATATGCGTGTTT
This sequence is a window from Clostridioides difficile. Protein-coding genes within it:
- a CDS encoding phosphoribosylaminoimidazolesuccinocarboxamide synthase; amino-acid sequence: MKKVYQGKTKDVFELDNGNCLLKFKDDVTGKDGVFDPGENTVGLSIDGIGKANLETSVKFFEILNNAGIKTHYVSANLEDATMEVLPAKVFGNGLEVICRYRAVGSFLRRYGSCVEEGAKLDCYVEATLKDDDRCDPLITSEGLEALNIMTQAQFDSMKSMTQKISNIVRDTIAEKGLELYDIKFEFGFHNNEVILIDEIASGNMRVYKDGVIVDPMDLTALLLAK